From Rhizobium favelukesii, the proteins below share one genomic window:
- a CDS encoding metallophosphoesterase produces the protein MPSTVRERLKLDPGDIPIYAIGDIHGRHDLLQKAEQAIVEDAAAIAGRKLIITLGDYIDRGPSSAQVISHLMGPPPENFDRICLTGNHEITMLDYLDGLVSFSDWMRMGSDALLRSYGLDAEQLPLVFSTAAKLDGFIRQSIPKPHVDFLRSLPIFVDTPSVLFVHAGIDPMLPIEAQSDEDLVFIRHRFFESRRPLPKVIVHGHTPNDEPEVLPKRLNLDTGAFHSGKLTVARLWKGRVHLFQT, from the coding sequence ATGCCTTCGACGGTCCGTGAGCGGCTGAAACTGGATCCCGGCGACATTCCGATCTACGCCATCGGTGACATTCATGGCAGGCATGACTTGCTGCAGAAGGCAGAGCAGGCAATCGTCGAGGATGCCGCCGCCATTGCAGGGCGCAAGCTGATCATCACGCTCGGCGATTACATCGATCGCGGGCCGTCATCAGCACAAGTCATCTCCCACCTGATGGGGCCGCCTCCCGAGAATTTCGACCGCATCTGCCTGACCGGGAACCATGAGATTACGATGCTCGACTATCTCGACGGTCTGGTCTCCTTTTCCGATTGGATGCGAATGGGGTCGGATGCGCTGCTGCGCTCCTATGGCCTCGACGCAGAGCAGTTGCCGCTGGTTTTTTCGACCGCAGCAAAGCTTGATGGCTTCATCAGGCAATCAATACCGAAGCCGCATGTGGATTTCCTGCGCTCCCTGCCGATTTTCGTCGATACGCCTAGCGTGCTCTTCGTGCACGCCGGTATTGATCCGATGCTGCCGATCGAGGCGCAAAGTGACGAGGATCTCGTCTTCATCCGTCATCGCTTTTTCGAGAGCCGTCGGCCGCTGCCGAAGGTAATCGTCCACGGCCATACGCCGAACGACGAACCTGAGGTCCTGCCGAAGAGGCTGAACCTCGACACTGGCGCCTTCCACAGCGGCAAACTCACGGTTGCCAGGCTGTGGAAGGGGCGTGTGCATCTTTTCCAGACGTGA
- a CDS encoding monooxygenase: protein MGTVSRFADRARPAAHRIESEEEAIATARRLAADFALQASERDINRVFPRAELDALFQSGLTAVTVPPENEGLDVANALLGEIVAIIAEGDSSIGECLEHHFTVLEELRNEPNEERRALLFVRALAGDHFVAATFAEAGAAVPSGVRYQLSGRSLRVPGILFADWIAADAIDTQGQAVRFHLPCDTAGLQIIDDWDGFGQRTNGAGSAVANGVIGNGEAVADNRHQPHTTSSALAALLHAGTDLGIARAALASLREAPRSAGVGKLALSVQATAALLESAGGKLDFAQVSPSTGGTEAAFFSASAASITASRTALDVANALFELSGNGATSIGRNLDRHWRNARIRANDAAADDLYRAAAAHYFGDG from the coding sequence ATGGGAACCGTATCGCGGTTTGCCGACCGGGCAAGACCAGCCGCGCACCGCATCGAAAGCGAGGAAGAGGCGATCGCCACTGCGCGCCGGCTTGCTGCGGACTTCGCGCTGCAGGCGAGCGAGCGTGACATCAACCGCGTCTTTCCTCGTGCGGAGCTCGACGCCCTTTTCCAGTCAGGACTGACAGCCGTGACGGTTCCACCAGAGAATGAGGGGCTGGATGTCGCCAATGCGCTCCTCGGCGAGATTGTCGCCATCATCGCGGAAGGCGATTCTTCGATCGGGGAATGCCTCGAGCATCACTTCACCGTGCTGGAAGAGCTCAGGAATGAACCGAACGAGGAGCGAAGGGCCCTCCTCTTCGTTCGCGCCCTTGCTGGCGATCATTTCGTGGCAGCAACCTTTGCTGAAGCGGGCGCGGCGGTCCCCTCTGGCGTCCGCTATCAATTGAGCGGCCGAAGCTTGCGCGTGCCCGGCATCCTGTTTGCCGATTGGATCGCCGCCGACGCGATCGACACGCAGGGGCAAGCGGTCCGCTTCCACCTGCCTTGCGACACCGCGGGGCTGCAGATCATCGATGACTGGGATGGTTTCGGGCAAAGGACCAACGGCGCCGGATCCGCAGTTGCCAATGGCGTCATCGGAAACGGCGAAGCAGTGGCGGATAATCGCCACCAGCCTCACACGACCAGTTCGGCCCTGGCCGCCCTCCTCCATGCTGGGACGGACCTCGGCATCGCGCGAGCCGCCCTTGCCAGTCTTCGGGAAGCGCCGCGTTCGGCCGGGGTTGGAAAACTTGCACTTTCCGTGCAGGCGACGGCTGCGCTCCTGGAAAGCGCGGGCGGCAAATTGGACTTCGCGCAGGTGAGCCCCTCGACAGGCGGGACCGAAGCTGCCTTCTTCTCCGCGTCAGCCGCCAGCATCACCGCAAGCAGGACGGCGCTCGACGTCGCCAACGCACTGTTCGAACTGTCCGGTAACGGCGCGACAAGCATCGGCCGGAATCTCGATCGGCATTGGAGAAACGCACGAATCCGCGCAAATGATGCGGCCGCCGACGATCTCTACCGGGCGGCCGCGGCGCATTATTTCGGCGACGGCTGA
- a CDS encoding RrF2 family transcriptional regulator produces the protein MLTKKGKYGLKALVDLARLAPGETAFINDVASRNNIPKKFLDTILLELRNVGILRSKKGPGGGYSLSRPASEIRIGHVIRTLDGPLAPIRCASRTAFEACDDCSDPENCQVRRSMTEVRDAIADILDNMTLEQFVASGNKLDGADEEVAISLAN, from the coding sequence ATGCTGACGAAAAAGGGAAAGTATGGGTTGAAGGCGCTGGTTGACTTGGCGCGGCTCGCGCCCGGTGAAACGGCCTTCATCAACGACGTTGCCTCGCGCAACAATATTCCGAAGAAATTCCTCGATACGATTCTTCTGGAATTGCGAAATGTCGGCATTCTTCGATCGAAGAAAGGCCCGGGCGGCGGCTACTCGCTGTCGCGTCCGGCCTCCGAAATTCGCATCGGTCATGTTATCCGCACACTCGACGGCCCCTTGGCACCTATTCGATGTGCCAGCCGCACGGCTTTCGAAGCCTGCGACGACTGTTCCGATCCCGAAAACTGTCAGGTGCGGCGCTCCATGACCGAGGTCCGGGACGCGATCGCCGATATTCTCGACAACATGACGCTCGAGCAATTCGTCGCATCCGGCAACAAGCTGGACGGTGCCGACGAGGAAGTCGCCATTTCTCTCGCCAATTGA
- a CDS encoding LysR family transcriptional regulator: protein METLANLESFVRSAELGGFSAAARRLSVTPAAVSRNVAMLEANLGVRLFQRSTRKLTLTEAGERFFAAIRDDLANLQSAIAAVATDRGEPSGVLKVSMSPAFGTGYVLPLLPDFLERYPLVKPEWMFENRQVDLISEGYDAAIGGGFELTPGVIARTLAPAHLVAVASPAYMKGHVPPFDPAGLSVLDGIVMRSSRTGRLRHWAMRNVAGDEMPAALPEKVVVNDPVAMCQLALLGLGVAMIATADALPFLQRGELVRLVPNWYADAGPISLYYANRTLLPAKTRAFIDFITDRFQKDRLAERFAGSLG, encoded by the coding sequence ATGGAAACGCTGGCAAATCTGGAGTCCTTTGTCCGCAGCGCCGAACTCGGTGGATTTTCCGCTGCAGCGCGCCGCCTTTCCGTCACGCCCGCGGCCGTCAGTCGCAATGTCGCGATGCTCGAGGCCAATCTCGGTGTTCGCCTGTTTCAGCGCAGTACGCGCAAGCTCACGTTGACCGAGGCGGGCGAACGCTTCTTCGCCGCCATCCGCGATGATCTGGCAAACCTGCAGAGTGCCATTGCCGCCGTGGCGACCGATCGAGGCGAACCGTCCGGCGTCCTCAAGGTCAGCATGAGCCCGGCCTTTGGCACCGGCTATGTCCTGCCGTTGCTGCCGGATTTCCTGGAACGCTATCCGCTTGTGAAGCCGGAATGGATGTTCGAGAACCGCCAGGTCGATCTCATTTCCGAAGGCTATGATGCCGCGATCGGCGGCGGCTTCGAACTAACGCCCGGTGTCATCGCCCGAACGCTTGCCCCCGCTCATCTCGTTGCTGTCGCCTCCCCTGCATACATGAAGGGCCACGTTCCGCCATTTGATCCAGCCGGGCTCTCCGTGCTCGACGGCATCGTTATGCGGTCCAGCCGCACCGGCCGTCTCCGTCACTGGGCGATGCGCAACGTCGCCGGCGATGAGATGCCTGCAGCGTTACCGGAAAAGGTCGTCGTCAACGATCCCGTGGCCATGTGTCAGCTTGCCCTGCTCGGCCTCGGCGTCGCGATGATTGCAACCGCAGATGCCCTGCCCTTTCTTCAACGTGGCGAACTCGTGCGTCTGGTTCCGAACTGGTATGCCGATGCCGGGCCAATTTCGCTCTACTACGCAAATCGAACATTGCTGCCGGCAAAGACCCGCGCCTTCATCGACTTCATCACCGATCGCTTCCAGAAGGACCGTTTGGCCGAGCGTTTTGCCGGGAGCCTTGGCTAG
- a CDS encoding LysR family transcriptional regulator, which translates to MDRLTSLTVFGRVVECGGFSAAARRLNMSVTMVGNHVQSLEDRLGVRLLNRTTRKVSLTETGKYYYERSAQILADLEEADSTAGALSSTPRGTLKIYTSTAIVRFLLPVVSEYLELYPSIALDMNIGERMIDMVEEGYDLVIRTIPPPDSSLVVRKLTPWRHILVCSPSYLESHPIPQVPADLANHNCLQYTYYPYGDEWRFEGADGAQASVKIGGNVVSNSAETLRHLTTTGQGIFLAPSFVVFDDIASGRFVRMMPDYRAVEFSINAVYPNRSHLPTKVRLFIDLLAERFAEHRKWMT; encoded by the coding sequence ATGGACCGGCTGACAAGCCTCACAGTCTTTGGTCGCGTGGTGGAGTGCGGCGGCTTCTCTGCGGCCGCACGCCGTCTCAACATGTCGGTGACGATGGTCGGCAACCACGTACAGTCCCTCGAGGACAGGCTGGGTGTCAGGCTACTCAACCGCACGACGCGCAAGGTCAGCCTCACGGAAACCGGCAAGTATTACTATGAACGCTCGGCCCAGATCCTGGCCGATCTCGAGGAAGCCGACAGTACCGCAGGAGCGTTGAGCTCTACGCCGCGTGGTACCCTCAAGATCTATACCAGCACGGCCATCGTCCGCTTCCTTCTGCCGGTGGTCAGCGAGTATCTCGAGCTCTACCCGTCGATCGCCCTCGATATGAATATTGGGGAACGGATGATCGATATGGTCGAGGAAGGTTATGATCTGGTGATCCGCACCATACCGCCGCCGGACTCGAGCCTCGTTGTCCGGAAGCTGACGCCTTGGCGGCACATCCTTGTGTGTTCGCCAAGCTATCTTGAGAGCCATCCGATACCGCAGGTCCCGGCGGATTTGGCCAACCACAACTGCCTTCAGTACACCTATTACCCCTATGGAGACGAATGGCGCTTTGAAGGCGCCGATGGCGCCCAGGCGAGCGTGAAGATCGGTGGCAACGTCGTATCGAACAGCGCCGAGACGCTACGGCACCTCACGACGACGGGCCAGGGCATCTTCCTGGCGCCGAGTTTCGTTGTGTTCGACGACATCGCGTCGGGACGATTCGTCCGGATGATGCCCGACTACCGCGCTGTCGAGTTCAGCATCAACGCCGTCTATCCGAACCGCAGTCACTTGCCGACGAAAGTGCGCCTGTTCATCGACCTGCTCGCAGAGCGCTTTGCGGAGCACCGGAAATGGATGACGTAG
- a CDS encoding NAD(+) synthase, producing the protein MNFYSIYDQGFVRVAACTPNCEIGDPDFNAQATLELARQGHAEGAGLMVFPELGISSYSIDDLLGQDALLKGVDAAIAEIVRASRDLTPVLLVGAPLQNGGRLYNCAVAIHAGRILGVVPKMHLPNYREFYEKRWFASGRGVRGDSIRVAGETVPFGTDLIFAAEDMEDFVFHIEICEDLWAPAAPSDFGALAGALILANLSASNITVGKADTRKLLCSAQSARSLSAYVYSAAGPGESTTDLAWDGQACIYELGSLLAETDRFPTSSQMCVADIDVERLRLERLRTGTFNDAATLNLTAGHEFRRVAFQFKKPKGDIGLKRDVARFPFVPADESRLDQDCYETFNIQVQGLMKRLRSTGIKRLCIGISGGLDSTHALLVAARAFDQLGWPRSDILCFTMPGFATGDATKSNAWALMRSMGVTAEEVDIRPLALQLLKDLKHPFGSGKPVYDTTFENVQAGLRTDFLFRAANHRNALVLGTGDLSEIGLGWSTYGVGDQMSHYNVNASVPKTLIQHLIRWVIRSGDFDAEANATLESILGTLISPELVPADENGVMQSTEDKIGPYDLHDFALYYTTRFGLRPSKIAFLAYNAWRDAGAGVWPPHFPADKRRSFDLPVIKHWMEVFLFRFFTISQFKRSASPNGPKVTSGGSLSPRGDWRAPSDGNARIWLKELKTNVPDAKA; encoded by the coding sequence GTGAATTTCTATTCGATTTATGATCAAGGTTTTGTCCGCGTAGCGGCCTGCACGCCGAATTGCGAGATCGGCGATCCGGACTTCAACGCGCAGGCAACATTGGAACTGGCGCGGCAGGGACATGCCGAGGGCGCTGGCCTGATGGTATTTCCCGAACTCGGAATCTCCAGCTACTCCATCGACGACCTGCTGGGGCAGGACGCGCTTCTCAAGGGCGTCGATGCTGCGATCGCGGAGATTGTCCGGGCAAGCCGCGATCTCACGCCGGTTCTTCTTGTCGGCGCGCCGCTGCAGAACGGCGGGCGGCTCTACAATTGCGCGGTCGCCATTCATGCTGGTCGCATCCTCGGCGTCGTTCCGAAGATGCATCTCCCGAACTATCGCGAGTTCTACGAGAAACGCTGGTTCGCGTCTGGGCGAGGCGTGCGCGGCGACAGCATTCGTGTGGCCGGCGAGACGGTACCGTTCGGAACAGACCTCATCTTCGCAGCCGAAGATATGGAAGATTTCGTTTTTCACATCGAGATCTGCGAAGATCTCTGGGCGCCGGCGGCGCCGAGCGATTTCGGCGCGCTGGCGGGTGCGCTGATCCTCGCCAACCTTTCGGCCAGCAACATAACGGTCGGAAAGGCCGACACCCGTAAGCTTCTGTGCTCGGCACAGTCGGCGCGTAGCCTGTCGGCCTATGTCTATTCGGCCGCCGGCCCTGGCGAATCGACGACGGATCTCGCGTGGGACGGTCAGGCTTGCATCTACGAGCTGGGCAGTCTGCTTGCCGAAACCGATCGTTTCCCGACGTCGTCGCAGATGTGCGTGGCAGATATCGATGTCGAGAGGCTGCGGCTCGAGCGGTTGCGAACAGGCACGTTCAATGATGCGGCCACGCTCAACCTCACGGCCGGGCACGAATTCCGGCGCGTAGCGTTCCAGTTCAAGAAGCCGAAAGGCGACATAGGCCTGAAGCGCGATGTTGCGCGCTTCCCCTTCGTGCCCGCTGATGAAAGCCGCCTCGATCAGGATTGCTACGAAACGTTCAACATCCAGGTGCAGGGGCTGATGAAGCGGCTGCGCTCGACCGGCATCAAGCGACTTTGCATCGGCATTTCGGGTGGTCTCGATTCCACCCATGCGCTGCTCGTCGCGGCGCGCGCCTTCGACCAGCTCGGCTGGCCGCGTTCGGACATCCTCTGCTTCACCATGCCGGGATTCGCGACGGGCGACGCCACCAAGTCGAACGCTTGGGCGCTGATGCGCAGCATGGGCGTCACGGCGGAGGAAGTGGACATCAGGCCACTGGCCCTGCAGTTGCTCAAGGATCTGAAGCATCCCTTCGGCAGCGGCAAGCCGGTCTACGATACGACCTTCGAAAACGTCCAGGCTGGTCTGCGCACGGACTTCCTGTTCCGCGCCGCAAACCACCGCAATGCGCTGGTGCTTGGTACCGGAGACCTGTCGGAAATTGGTCTCGGTTGGTCGACCTACGGGGTCGGCGACCAGATGAGCCACTACAACGTCAACGCATCGGTGCCGAAGACCCTGATCCAGCATCTGATCCGATGGGTGATCCGTTCCGGTGATTTCGATGCGGAAGCCAATGCGACATTGGAGAGCATTCTTGGCACGCTGATTTCGCCCGAACTGGTTCCCGCCGATGAGAACGGCGTCATGCAGAGCACGGAGGACAAGATCGGGCCATACGATCTGCACGACTTCGCCCTCTACTACACGACGCGTTTTGGCCTTCGCCCTTCGAAAATCGCCTTCCTTGCCTACAATGCCTGGCGGGATGCCGGGGCGGGCGTCTGGCCGCCGCATTTCCCCGCCGACAAGCGCCGCAGTTTCGATCTGCCCGTCATCAAGCACTGGATGGAGGTTTTCCTGTTCCGGTTCTTTACCATCAGCCAGTTCAAGCGGTCGGCATCGCCGAATGGCCCGAAAGTGACGTCGGGCGGTTCGCTGTCTCCGCGTGGCGATTGGCGTGCGCCATCCGACGGCAATGCACGGATATGGCTGAAGGAGTTGAAGACAAATGTCCCTGATGCAAAAGCCTAG
- a CDS encoding NAD/NADP transhydrogenase subunit alpha, with protein sequence MSNVIRVRAGLLRETHPGERRVALTPDDVRRLSARMSIHFERSCGIGAGHADDAYIAAGAEPAEFAGMASSLDVFVSVRRPAATRIFPGTAVLIFLGSNAAPVAGLPAGQRPLHLDIARLSGVQGVKGADISSRQAAITGHAAILEAARQFGISHPMLMVDGSFVRPVKMAALGSDAASLQALATARRLGALTHGFGLGRDTQAKIERLGAKFLAMSSDLARLRQELSDPLSKMQLITTNVVIPGQTAPMLLDETMLSRLSPGTVIVDLAAESGGNCALMRVDETINVFGVRIIGSATLASHEAAEASRQFSDGLRNLLEHLIDADCALRLDPRDSMTAALMNEETALRRVSP encoded by the coding sequence ATGTCCAACGTTATCCGCGTCCGTGCCGGGCTGCTTCGGGAAACACATCCCGGTGAGCGTCGCGTCGCGTTGACGCCGGACGACGTGCGGCGGCTTTCCGCGCGTATGTCGATTCATTTCGAGCGCAGCTGCGGCATCGGCGCGGGGCACGCAGACGACGCCTATATCGCTGCAGGCGCCGAGCCCGCCGAGTTCGCCGGGATGGCATCCTCTTTGGATGTATTCGTCAGTGTGCGGCGGCCGGCAGCCACGCGGATTTTTCCAGGGACAGCGGTTCTGATTTTCCTTGGTTCGAACGCAGCACCAGTGGCCGGTCTACCAGCTGGACAACGGCCGCTCCATCTCGACATCGCCAGGCTTTCCGGGGTGCAGGGCGTCAAGGGTGCGGACATTTCATCGAGACAGGCAGCCATTACCGGCCACGCCGCCATACTGGAAGCGGCCAGGCAGTTCGGCATTTCGCATCCGATGCTGATGGTGGACGGAAGCTTTGTCCGGCCGGTCAAAATGGCCGCCTTGGGCAGCGACGCAGCAAGCCTGCAGGCACTGGCGACCGCGCGCCGTCTCGGCGCGCTGACCCATGGCTTTGGCCTGGGGAGGGATACACAAGCAAAGATCGAACGACTCGGTGCCAAATTCCTCGCCATGTCCTCAGACTTGGCACGGCTGCGCCAAGAGCTTTCCGATCCTCTGTCCAAGATGCAGTTGATCACGACCAACGTCGTGATACCCGGTCAAACCGCCCCGATGCTGCTTGACGAGACCATGCTTTCGCGGTTGAGCCCCGGAACGGTGATTGTCGATCTTGCCGCCGAAAGTGGAGGCAATTGCGCGCTGATGCGTGTCGACGAAACAATCAACGTCTTCGGCGTTCGAATCATCGGCTCCGCCACACTTGCGAGCCACGAAGCCGCCGAGGCGAGCCGGCAGTTCAGTGACGGGCTGAGAAATCTGCTGGAACATTTGATCGACGCAGATTGTGCTCTGAGGCTCGATCCCCGCGATTCCATGACGGCCGCGCTTATGAATGAAGAGACTGCATTGAGGCGCGTTTCACCATGA
- a CDS encoding porin, with amino-acid sequence MNIKMILVSSAAALAAISSSQAADAIVAAEPEPVEYVRVCDAYGSGYFYIPGTETCLKISGYIRFQVNASPNAVTGGASTSGTSDWDAVTRGQLQFTAKSDTEYGPLTGVIVLQTNADNASGQIAKLDSAYIDIAGIRAGLFYSWWDDGLSGETDDIGSKVTLHNSIRYQYEADNFYAGISVDELEDGYYSAGEQPNNVGVAIGIGGKAGVFGYQVTAGYDTDNEEGAVRAMGTVAIGPGTLGLAAVYSSGPNSYYQAAEWAIAGEYAIKATDKLKITPAAQYYGNYGIVAGDFNDNNDAWKVGLTVDYQIVDNLYAKATVNYLDPDIGNDVTSGFFRLQRAF; translated from the coding sequence ATGAACATTAAGATGATTCTCGTGAGCTCGGCGGCGGCCTTGGCTGCCATCTCGAGCTCGCAGGCCGCTGACGCCATCGTTGCTGCTGAGCCGGAACCGGTTGAATATGTCCGCGTCTGCGACGCTTACGGCAGCGGCTACTTTTACATCCCGGGCACGGAGACCTGCCTGAAGATCAGCGGTTACATCCGTTTCCAGGTCAACGCTTCCCCGAACGCCGTCACGGGCGGCGCTTCCACGTCCGGCACCTCTGACTGGGATGCCGTTACCCGCGGCCAACTCCAGTTCACTGCCAAGAGCGACACCGAATACGGTCCGCTGACGGGCGTCATCGTTCTCCAGACGAATGCCGACAATGCGTCCGGTCAGATCGCAAAGCTCGACTCGGCTTACATCGACATCGCCGGCATCCGCGCCGGTCTGTTCTACAGCTGGTGGGACGATGGCCTGTCGGGCGAAACGGACGACATCGGCAGCAAGGTGACGCTGCACAACTCGATCCGCTATCAGTACGAAGCCGACAACTTCTACGCTGGTATCAGCGTTGATGAGCTGGAAGACGGCTACTACAGCGCCGGCGAACAGCCGAACAACGTCGGCGTAGCGATCGGCATCGGCGGCAAGGCTGGCGTATTCGGCTACCAGGTCACAGCCGGCTACGACACCGACAACGAAGAAGGCGCCGTCCGCGCCATGGGTACTGTCGCTATCGGTCCGGGCACCCTCGGCCTCGCAGCGGTCTACTCCAGCGGCCCGAACTCCTACTATCAGGCCGCTGAGTGGGCTATCGCCGGTGAGTACGCCATCAAGGCGACCGACAAGCTGAAGATCACCCCGGCCGCCCAGTACTACGGCAACTACGGCATCGTCGCTGGCGACTTCAACGACAACAACGACGCCTGGAAGGTTGGACTGACGGTTGACTATCAGATCGTCGACAACCTCTACGCCAAGGCGACCGTCAACTACCTCGATCCGGACATCGGCAACGACGTAACGTCGGGCTTCTTCCGCCTCCAGCGCGCATTCTAA